Within Planococcus citri chromosome 2, ihPlaCitr1.1, whole genome shotgun sequence, the genomic segment GTGCTGTATTGGAgcaagtatttgaaaaacgagatGCACGTGATTTCTTCGGTAATAGCGCAAGGTGAAGGTGTTACTATAGACTTGACTATGTTTATTATAACGACGGAGCAGTTAGAATTGTGGCCACCTGCCGAGTACTTCTTCGATAAATTGGACTCTGGCAGCAAATCTGTCTTGTTCGAACGTATCGTCGAAAGGTACGGTAACAAATACCTGAAAGAGTTGTTGGCCAAATTAACCGATGAAGAGTGGAGGCTCGCGAGTCATTCTGCCATCTCGAAAATCGTCGATAAAATCGTCCAATACGGTACCTCGAACGACGTACGGTTTGTTTGGCAGCTCTGCAAGAATGAAATCGATTCGGAGAATTTCTGCGCTATTCTCGAAACGCTGGTACCATTATCGATTAGTAACTcgagcgatttcgaaaaatggacCCCGTTGTTAGTGGAAATTTGGACCAGCGCTGCTAGCGAATTGAAACAATCGGCCATCGACAACGTGCAACTATGGGATagtatttgtgaaaaattcatccaacATGTTCGAACCCTACCTATAGAGGGGTTCGGTGCACGTCGCCTGGTCAAAGATCCGTTGAAATTCCTCAGAGTGGTGTTGAAAAACACGAACGCCAAGAGTAAAATGGCATTTTTCGAGCAGAATTTCTACTGGCTGATCATGTGGGCACCGTTTACCGAAGTAGATAACTTGTTGCGTGATTCTCTGCAGCACTATGATCGCGATAtcgtcgagttgaaaaaatcaatcgcCAATAATTCAGCCGAAGAAGTAGAACGCTCCCTTATGGTATTCCTGTCGTTCGGCCTGTTCGACGAATTCGACGCCGTATTTGCCTTTTATTATCCGGCTGTGATCGCAGGCGATGACGAAACGCCAGCGTGTTGTTTGACGTGCCATAAATGGAAGTTATTGGCACCTGATAATGCTATGATCGCGTTGAGTACTTGTCTGTATTTAGGAGATTGGAGGCGATCGTTCGAGTTCTTGAAGAAAACCCTTACACCAATGAATCTCGATCCGGTCGAGTATATGGTTTGTAATATGATCGAGATAGGATGCAAAAGGGAAATTTACCGTCTGATGTTTTGCGATAGCGAAATGAATGATTTGAAGGAATGCCTTACTACAATTCTGCCAGCCAACGATTCcagattggaaatttttaagaaaCGATTCCAGACTTACATGTTGGATACTATATTCGATTGCGAGTTGCGCAAAATAAGAGTGTTTAAACGAGCCAAGGTGGAGAATTTTTTGTTGTGGATTTGCGACGGTGACG encodes:
- the LOC135837956 gene encoding uncharacterized protein LOC135837956 codes for the protein MTDSPMELQCLAAKSVCIRLVREWAEGEIPIIDVWGNDDGYNTCSDHDWFMWQLNEMQVPRFAHIPNKIRYQIEDNLALIIEQVTVWIQYHHSVNFFHDQPTEPISSLSEYVVKLVWNHYFKIDYAATAKNILTNEKLSQLERFRFASTYCIVEEMEKFRDLVVDSVPKRDIVKDPFVLYWSKYLKNEMHVISSVIAQGEGVTIDLTMFIITTEQLELWPPAEYFFDKLDSGSKSVLFERIVERYGNKYLKELLAKLTDEEWRLASHSAISKIVDKIVQYGTSNDVRFVWQLCKNEIDSENFCAILETLVPLSISNSSDFEKWTPLLVEIWTSAASELKQSAIDNVQLWDSICEKFIQHVRTLPIEGFGARRLVKDPLKFLRVVLKNTNAKSKMAFFEQNFYWLIMWAPFTEVDNLLRDSLQHYDRDIVELKKSIANNSAEEVERSLMVFLSFGLFDEFDAVFAFYYPAVIAGDDETPACCLTCHKWKLLAPDNAMIALSTCLYLGDWRRSFEFLKKTLTPMNLDPVEYMVCNMIEIGCKREIYRLMFCDSEMNDLKECLTTILPANDSRLEIFKKRFQTYMLDTIFDCELRKIRVFKRAKVENFLLWICDGDEKLIDEKFKQSSLFPKGFVVQFAACGVFGDAFQATKSMEEYLEWCFATESERQRFKREMIYKYSEYNMIAELLTRRSHRRAMLYWFFDGDHGAIEKFTAEYAGKPIYNLVPVAPDAEMIQRMIQMFNIDPDKIVNQCSFVIR